In a genomic window of Carboxydothermus pertinax:
- a CDS encoding GTP-binding protein, with translation MAKAKFERVKPHVNIGTIGHVDHGKTTLTAA, from the coding sequence ATGGCGAAAGCAAAATTTGAGCGGGTAAAACCCCACGTAAACATTGGAACCATCGGCCACGTTGACCATGGTAAGACTACATTAACTGCAGC